DNA from Syntrophorhabdaceae bacterium:
GGAAGTGGCGGTTATCGGGGCCGGAATTACCGGCGTTGATATAGGATATTACCTCAAAAGCTCCCTCCCGGATATGAAGCTTATCCTTGTAGACGCCGGGGAAGAAATATTGAAAAGAGCGGAGAGGCAGTTTTTCGATTATGTAAAAAGTTCTATAGACAAGAAGAAGGTCAAGGAGGAACAAGGTCAAAAGATCCTGGGCAACATTACCTATACAACCGACTACCATCAAATAAAGGATGCCGATCTGGTTATCGAAACGCTGGCAGAAGATATCTCACTGAAAAAGGAGGTGTTTTCCAGGGTCGAAGAGATCGTCGGTGCTGCTGCCATTATTACATCAAATACCGGTTTATTCCCTCCTGACCAAATTTTTACAGAAATGAAAAACCCTGCAAGGGCAACAGTGACACATTTCTTTGC
Protein-coding regions in this window:
- a CDS encoding 3-hydroxyacyl-CoA dehydrogenase NAD-binding domain-containing protein — its product is MDMKRKLYKSAVNPLLLKPARPLPGEVAVIGAGITGVDIGYYLKSSLPDMKLILVDAGEEILKRAERQFFDYVKSSIDKKKVKEEQGQKILGNITYTTDYHQIKDADLVIETLAEDISLKKEVFSRVEEIVGAAAIITSNTGLFPPDQIFTEMKNPARATVTHFFAPAWRSIPVEVVSWERLNQEVLDYLSWIFAMTGKVAIATNNAVCLMLGRIWNNWCNEAAHLLDDATAGIIDHVAEKFVSE